The following are from one region of the Mus caroli chromosome 13, CAROLI_EIJ_v1.1, whole genome shotgun sequence genome:
- the LOC110308314 gene encoding prolactin-6A1 isoform X1 — MLSLSQPYFSGTLLILLASNFLLWKNVASVPMHASWAEYGEMSIYDLLDHATILSHNVSELTAEMHGIFMEDVRYKPGRWFSDRYLTACHTSTLTISVSKEGARQMPGVFLVKEMISMLTAWRYPLYHIITELSYMEQAPDEIISRARNIEEKIIVLIEVLRGILSKIQPEPPENERYPVWNELASLQSPDEDLRHLTLFNLFQCLVKDSRKIDSSTRLLKCKLLYNRDC; from the exons ATGCTGTCTTTGAGTCAACCTTACTTCT CAGGGACTCTCCTGATACTGTTGGCGTCAAACTTCCTTCTGTGGAAGAATGTGGCCTCTGTGCCCATGCATGCCAGTTGGGCTGAATATGGTGAGATGTCTATATATGACCTGCTTGATCATGCCACCATACTATCTCATAATGTCAGTGAGCTCACTGCAGAAATGCACGGGATATTT atggaGGATGTGCGATATAAAccaggcaggtggttctctgacaGATACCTTACTGCCTGCCACACATCTACATTGACTATTTCAGTGTCTAAGGAGGGAGCCCGACAGATGCCG GGTGTATTCCTTGTGAAAGAGATGATCAGTATGCTGACAGCTTGGAGATATCCTCTGTATCACATAATAACTGAACTGAGTTATATGGAGCAAGCCCCAGATGAGATCATATCAAGAGCCagaaatattgaagaaaaaatCATAGTACTTATAGAAGTTCTTAGAGGGATACTCAGCAAG ATTCAACCTGAACCCCCAGAAAATGAGCGATATCCCGTGTGGAATGAACTGGCATCCTTGCAGTCACCTGATGAAGACCTTCGCCATCTTACTTTGTTTAACTTATTCCAGTGCTTGGTCAAGGATTCACGTAAGATTGACTCTAGTACCAGGCTTTTGAAGTGTAAACTTCTCTATAACAGAGATTGTTAA
- the LOC110308314 gene encoding prolactin-6A1 isoform X2, with protein MLSLSQPYFWTLLILLASNFLLWKNVASVPMHASWAEYGEMSIYDLLDHATILSHNVSELTAEMHGIFMEDVRYKPGRWFSDRYLTACHTSTLTISVSKEGARQMPGVFLVKEMISMLTAWRYPLYHIITELSYMEQAPDEIISRARNIEEKIIVLIEVLRGILSKIQPEPPENERYPVWNELASLQSPDEDLRHLTLFNLFQCLVKDSRKIDSSTRLLKCKLLYNRDC; from the exons ATGCTGTCTTTGAGTCAACCTTACTTCT GGACTCTCCTGATACTGTTGGCGTCAAACTTCCTTCTGTGGAAGAATGTGGCCTCTGTGCCCATGCATGCCAGTTGGGCTGAATATGGTGAGATGTCTATATATGACCTGCTTGATCATGCCACCATACTATCTCATAATGTCAGTGAGCTCACTGCAGAAATGCACGGGATATTT atggaGGATGTGCGATATAAAccaggcaggtggttctctgacaGATACCTTACTGCCTGCCACACATCTACATTGACTATTTCAGTGTCTAAGGAGGGAGCCCGACAGATGCCG GGTGTATTCCTTGTGAAAGAGATGATCAGTATGCTGACAGCTTGGAGATATCCTCTGTATCACATAATAACTGAACTGAGTTATATGGAGCAAGCCCCAGATGAGATCATATCAAGAGCCagaaatattgaagaaaaaatCATAGTACTTATAGAAGTTCTTAGAGGGATACTCAGCAAG ATTCAACCTGAACCCCCAGAAAATGAGCGATATCCCGTGTGGAATGAACTGGCATCCTTGCAGTCACCTGATGAAGACCTTCGCCATCTTACTTTGTTTAACTTATTCCAGTGCTTGGTCAAGGATTCACGTAAGATTGACTCTAGTACCAGGCTTTTGAAGTGTAAACTTCTCTATAACAGAGATTGTTAA